In Hippoglossus stenolepis isolate QCI-W04-F060 chromosome 20, HSTE1.2, whole genome shotgun sequence, the following are encoded in one genomic region:
- the flvcr2b gene encoding feline leukemia virus subgroup C receptor-related protein 2 isoform X1 codes for MPRNNTLKGNRANSELGGEEWLRSKATKEPAPGLSSLQWSPGPLGRPISMGSQLDGVAGLRGDHVQLVPKPETKLYHRRWVMLFLFSAVSASNAFMWLQYGIISNIFMRFYNIDSLAIDWLSMIYLLTYIPLIVPVLWLLEHRGIRDVVLVGSAFNCIGAWIKIGSASPHLFPVTFFGQFVCSVATVFVLGIPSYLASVWFGEKEVSTACSIGVLGNQLGIAIGFLMPPILVPNVEDMDELAHHISVMFYITAGVATLLFILVVFVFQERPELPPTQAQATARSIPPEQYSYTASILRLLRNRPFIFLIITYGLNVGCFYAVGTLLNRMIIEHYPGEEVNAGRIGLTIVIAGMVGSLICGIWLDKTKTYKQTTLAVYFMSLVGMIIYAATLSLGHLWVVFITAGTLGFFMTGYLPLGFEFAVELTYPESEGTSSGLLNCSAQVFGIIFTICQGKIIDAFGTLAGNIFLCVFLLIGTILTGFIKSDLRRQRANILARAAEEEGQMSEQDYGATTLISQQQAPPSQA; via the exons ATGCCACGAAACAATACTTTGAAAGGCAACCGTGCAAATTCTGAACTCGGTGGTGAAGAGTGGCTGAGGTCCAAGGCCACAAAGGAGCCCGCTCCAGGCCTCTCTTCGCTGCAGTGGAGCCCGGGACCTCTGGGTAGACCAATCTCCATGGGCTCCCAGCTGGACGGCGTTGCGGGCTTACGAGGTGACCACGTGCAGCTGGTCCCGAAGCCCGAGACCAAACTGTACCACCGCCGCTGGGTCATGCTGTTTCTCTTCAGCGCCGTCTCGGCCAGCAACGCCTTCATGTGGCTCCAGTACGGCATCATCAGCAACATTTTCATGCGCTTTTACAACATAGACTCTCTGGCCATCGACTGGCTGTCTATGATATATCTACTCACATATATCCCTCTCATTGTGCCCGTCCTGTGGCTTCTGGAGCACAGGGGCATCCGGGATGTCGTCCTCGTTGGTTCAGCCTTCAACTGCATTGGTGCATGGATCAAAATTGGTAGTGCAAGTCCCCATCTGTTCCCAGTCACCTTCTTTGGCCAGTTTGTGTGCTCAGTAGccactgtgtttgtgcttgGTATTCCCTCTTACCTCGCCTCGGTGTGGTTCGGAGAGAAAGAGGTCTCCACTGCCTGTTCCATAGGAGTTCTGGGAAACCAG CTGGGCATCGCCATCGGGTTCCTGATGCCTCCCATCCTGGTGCCTAATGTGGAAGACATGGACGAGCTGGCTCACCACATCAGCGTCATGTTCTACATCACAGCAGGAGTGGCGACCTTACTCTTCATCCTGGTTGTCTTCG TCTTCCAGGAACGTCCTGAACTCCCCCCGACTCAGGCCCAGGCCACAGCTCGCAGCATCCCACCGGAGCAGTACTCCTACACTGCCTCCATCCTCAGGCTGCTGCGCAACAGgcccttcatcttcctcatcatcacttACG GTCTGAACGTAGGATGTTTCTATGCTGTTGGCACCCTGCTCAACCGCATGATCATCGAGCATTACCCT GGAGAAGAGGTGAATGCTGGGAGGATCGGCCTCACCATTGTCATTGCAGGGATGGTCGGCTCTCTGATCTGCGGCATCTGGTTGGACAAGACTAAAACCTACAA GCAGACCACCCTTGCAGTCTACTTCATGTCTCTGGTGGGGATGATCATCTACGCAGCTACACTCAGTCTGGGACACCTCTGGGTGGTCTTCATCACAGCTGGAACTCTCGG gttcTTCATGACAGGCTACCTGCCGCTGGGCTTTGAGTTCGCTGTCGAGCTGACGTACCCAGAGTCAGAGGGAACCTCCTCTGGACTCCTCAACTGTTCAGCACAG GTGTTTGGCATCATATTCACCATCTGCCAGGGAAAGATCATCGATGCCTTTGGCACGTTGGCAGGCAACATCTTCCTCTGCGTCTTTCTTCTGATCGGCACAATATTGACAG GTTTTATCAAGTCTGACCTGCGGAGGCAAAGGGCAAACATCTTGGCCAGAGCAGCA GAGGAAGAGGGTCAGATGTCGGAACAAGACTACGGAGCCACGACACTAATCTCCCAGCAGCAGGCTCCTCCCTCTCAAGCCTGA
- the flvcr2b gene encoding feline leukemia virus subgroup C receptor-related protein 2 isoform X2, producing the protein MPRNNTLKGNRANSELGGEEWLRSKATKEPAPGLSSLQWSPGPLGRPISMGSQLDGVAGLRGDHVQLVPKPETKLYHRRWVMLFLFSAVSASNAFMWLQYGIISNIFMRFYNIDSLAIDWLSMIYLLTYIPLIVPVLWLLEHRGIRDVVLVGSAFNCIGAWIKIGSASPHLFPVTFFGQFVCSVATVFVLGIPSYLASVWFGEKEVSTACSIGVLGNQLGIAIGFLMPPILVPNVEDMDELAHHISVMFYITAGVATLLFILVVFVFQERPELPPTQAQATARSIPPEQYSYTASILRLLRNRPFIFLIITYGLNVGCFYAVGTLLNRMIIEHYPGEEVNAGRIGLTIVIAGMVGSLICGIWLDKTKTYKQTTLAVYFMSLVGMIIYAATLSLGHLWVVFITAGTLGFFMTGYLPLGFEFAVELTYPESEGTSSGLLNCSAQVFGIIFTICQGKIIDAFGTLAGNIFLCVFLLIGTILTGFIKSDLRRQRANILARAAGPTDCRDVSLTTPTIIREAQL; encoded by the exons ATGCCACGAAACAATACTTTGAAAGGCAACCGTGCAAATTCTGAACTCGGTGGTGAAGAGTGGCTGAGGTCCAAGGCCACAAAGGAGCCCGCTCCAGGCCTCTCTTCGCTGCAGTGGAGCCCGGGACCTCTGGGTAGACCAATCTCCATGGGCTCCCAGCTGGACGGCGTTGCGGGCTTACGAGGTGACCACGTGCAGCTGGTCCCGAAGCCCGAGACCAAACTGTACCACCGCCGCTGGGTCATGCTGTTTCTCTTCAGCGCCGTCTCGGCCAGCAACGCCTTCATGTGGCTCCAGTACGGCATCATCAGCAACATTTTCATGCGCTTTTACAACATAGACTCTCTGGCCATCGACTGGCTGTCTATGATATATCTACTCACATATATCCCTCTCATTGTGCCCGTCCTGTGGCTTCTGGAGCACAGGGGCATCCGGGATGTCGTCCTCGTTGGTTCAGCCTTCAACTGCATTGGTGCATGGATCAAAATTGGTAGTGCAAGTCCCCATCTGTTCCCAGTCACCTTCTTTGGCCAGTTTGTGTGCTCAGTAGccactgtgtttgtgcttgGTATTCCCTCTTACCTCGCCTCGGTGTGGTTCGGAGAGAAAGAGGTCTCCACTGCCTGTTCCATAGGAGTTCTGGGAAACCAG CTGGGCATCGCCATCGGGTTCCTGATGCCTCCCATCCTGGTGCCTAATGTGGAAGACATGGACGAGCTGGCTCACCACATCAGCGTCATGTTCTACATCACAGCAGGAGTGGCGACCTTACTCTTCATCCTGGTTGTCTTCG TCTTCCAGGAACGTCCTGAACTCCCCCCGACTCAGGCCCAGGCCACAGCTCGCAGCATCCCACCGGAGCAGTACTCCTACACTGCCTCCATCCTCAGGCTGCTGCGCAACAGgcccttcatcttcctcatcatcacttACG GTCTGAACGTAGGATGTTTCTATGCTGTTGGCACCCTGCTCAACCGCATGATCATCGAGCATTACCCT GGAGAAGAGGTGAATGCTGGGAGGATCGGCCTCACCATTGTCATTGCAGGGATGGTCGGCTCTCTGATCTGCGGCATCTGGTTGGACAAGACTAAAACCTACAA GCAGACCACCCTTGCAGTCTACTTCATGTCTCTGGTGGGGATGATCATCTACGCAGCTACACTCAGTCTGGGACACCTCTGGGTGGTCTTCATCACAGCTGGAACTCTCGG gttcTTCATGACAGGCTACCTGCCGCTGGGCTTTGAGTTCGCTGTCGAGCTGACGTACCCAGAGTCAGAGGGAACCTCCTCTGGACTCCTCAACTGTTCAGCACAG GTGTTTGGCATCATATTCACCATCTGCCAGGGAAAGATCATCGATGCCTTTGGCACGTTGGCAGGCAACATCTTCCTCTGCGTCTTTCTTCTGATCGGCACAATATTGACAG GTTTTATCAAGTCTGACCTGCGGAGGCAAAGGGCAAACATCTTGGCCAGAGCAGCA GGTCCCACCGACTGCCGGGATGTGAGCCTGACCACACCTACTATCATCAGAGAAGCCCAgttgtag